In Aedes albopictus strain Foshan chromosome 3, AalbF5, whole genome shotgun sequence, the following are encoded in one genomic region:
- the LOC109411349 gene encoding lipase member H-like, with product MWKIAVILSLLSLVAKCQQVNQTSPTSQSATLSFISQKMNATKKAPTADDKEKVTILCSNRSSPSFQPVTVNDKQVMDKLDFQKPLTLIVHGWNGNISKPFMRNLTQNYLLYVDSNLCLVEWSSMAACEYSVVFEQGVKKVVNHLTRFVRFVHRSGMAYGDVTLVGHSLGAHIAGLVGKNLDGQIGAIYALDPAGVLFTFPLDVGEDKRLAPTDAQYVQAIYTSSGTLAMSVAAGQQNFWVNKDGAHPQPGCEDASTETDEFERMYEAVGCSHRMALVYFTTALNPEVNFTMKRCYAYLMYQSGLCVLATKDKLGIHAERISGNFYGAVLP from the exons ATGTGGAAAATCGCTGTCATTTTATCACTGTTATCACTAGTTGCCAAGTGTCAGCAAGTCAATCAAACTTCTCCAACATCACAATCTGCCACACTGAGCTTCATCTCACAGAAAATGAATGCCACCAAGAAAGCACCAACCGCCGACGATAAAGAGAAAGTGACGATCCTCTGCAGTAATCGCAGCTCACCATCCTTTCAACCAGTTACTGTGAACGACAAACAAGTGATGGACAAGTTAGACTTCCAGAAACCTTTAACCCTAATAGTGCACGGATGGAATGGCAATATCAGCAAACCATTCATGCGAAATTTGACTCAAAACTATTTGTTGTACGTTGACAGCAACCTGTGTCTGGTGGAGTGGAGCAGCATGGCTGCTTGCGAATACAGCGTAGTCTTTGAGCAGGGTGTCAAAAAAGTCGTTAACCATTTGACCCGATTCGTTCGTTTTGTGCACCGCAGCGGGATGGCCTACGGCGACGTAACTTTAGTTGGACACAGCTTAGGGGCACACATTGCCGGCCTGGTCGGTAAGAACCTGGATGGGCAGATTGGAGCTATCTACGCACTGGATCCCGCCGGGGTGTTGTTCACATTTCCTCTGGATGTTGGCGAGGACAAACGTTTGGCTCCCACTGATGCCCAGTACGTTCAGGCGATCTACACCAGCAGCGGAACACTAGCGATGAGTGTCGCAGCTGGGCAGCAAAACTTTTGGGTCAATAAGGACGGAGCTCATCCGCAACCGGGATGCGAAGATGCCTCTACGGAGACGGACGAGTTTGAGAGAATGTATG AGGCAGTTGGATGCAGTCACCGAATGGCACTGGTATATTTCACTACAGCATTAAATCCAGAGGTAAATTTCACAATGAAACGCTGCTATGCTTACTTGATGTATCAATCCGGGCTGTGTGTTCTTGCTACCAAAGATAAATTGGGCATTCACGCAGAGAG AATCTCAGGAAACTTTTATGGCGCTGTCTTACCATGA